A genome region from Geobacter pickeringii includes the following:
- a CDS encoding KpsF/GutQ family sugar-phosphate isomerase yields MILEEARNVIRIEAEALLALAETINGEFERAVRLILATKGRVVVTGMGKSGLIGQKIASTMASTGTPAFFLHPAEGIHGDLGMIMKGDVVIAISNSGETEEVCRILPVIKRLGASLVAMSGNPNSTLAKAGDIFLDISVKEEACPLGLAPTASTTATLAMGDALAVALLVERGFSPEDFALFHPGGALGKKLLLMVEDVMHGGGAVPVVAEDTAMQDALFVMTSKGLGVVGVIDVAGALLGVITDGDLRRALGRGLDILHLPARELMTRNPKRIGRRELAAKALQRMEEHAITSLFVFDDENDGRPVGVVHLHDLLKVGIA; encoded by the coding sequence TTGATTCTCGAAGAAGCGCGCAACGTTATCCGTATCGAGGCCGAGGCACTGCTGGCCCTCGCCGAAACCATCAACGGCGAGTTTGAACGTGCCGTTCGCCTTATCCTTGCCACCAAGGGGCGGGTGGTGGTGACCGGCATGGGGAAATCGGGGCTCATCGGCCAGAAAATAGCCTCCACCATGGCATCCACTGGAACGCCGGCTTTTTTCCTCCATCCGGCCGAGGGAATCCACGGCGATCTCGGAATGATCATGAAGGGCGACGTGGTCATTGCCATCTCCAATAGTGGCGAGACCGAGGAGGTCTGCCGGATCCTTCCGGTGATAAAGCGGCTTGGAGCCTCCCTCGTGGCCATGTCGGGAAATCCGAACTCCACCCTTGCCAAGGCGGGGGATATATTCCTCGATATCTCGGTCAAGGAGGAGGCCTGCCCCCTGGGGCTCGCTCCCACCGCGTCCACGACCGCCACCCTCGCCATGGGTGATGCACTGGCCGTGGCGCTTCTTGTTGAGCGGGGATTCAGCCCTGAAGATTTCGCACTGTTCCACCCCGGCGGCGCGTTGGGCAAGAAACTCCTCCTGATGGTGGAGGATGTCATGCACGGCGGTGGCGCCGTTCCGGTAGTGGCAGAAGATACGGCAATGCAGGACGCTCTCTTCGTCATGACGTCAAAGGGGCTCGGGGTGGTGGGAGTCATCGACGTTGCCGGCGCACTCCTCGGAGTAATCACCGATGGCGATCTTCGGCGGGCGCTGGGACGGGGGCTCGATATCCTGCACCTGCCGGCCCGTGAGCTCATGACCCGCAACCCGAAGCGGATCGGTCGGCGCGAACTGGCGGCCAAGGCGCTCCAGCGGATGGAGGAGCATGCCATAACCTCGCTCTTTGTGTTCGATGACGAGAATGACGGTCGACCGGTGGGTGTCGTCCATCTGCACGATCTCCTGAAAGTGGGAATAGCGTGA
- a CDS encoding phosphorylase family protein yields MPAKTIGLIAAMPDEVRPLLRRVGPVEKHREGHFTRYRFVLHDVGVTLIESGMGPLRAAQAAEALAETSPAAIVSFGFGGAVLPGLEAGDLVVGTGCWRAVDGGLRPQGGVDRSLAAEVLDGIGASLNRVTPGEIITSEKILTKRSFAPLLPPDLHAPVLDMETAAVAETTARYGIPLVALRAVSDGAREELSFTLDEFTDHDMNIRLTKVLATILRKPRIVPQLIRLARNTRLAGAALATAVLATTNILVTRPE; encoded by the coding sequence ATGCCGGCAAAAACCATCGGTCTCATAGCGGCGATGCCCGACGAAGTGCGCCCCTTGCTGCGGCGGGTCGGACCGGTCGAAAAACACCGGGAAGGCCATTTCACCCGGTACCGTTTCGTCCTCCATGATGTCGGCGTCACCCTCATCGAATCGGGGATGGGCCCCCTCCGCGCCGCCCAGGCCGCCGAGGCACTCGCCGAGACATCGCCCGCGGCCATCGTTTCGTTCGGGTTCGGCGGTGCGGTCCTTCCCGGGCTTGAAGCAGGCGACCTTGTGGTCGGCACGGGATGCTGGCGTGCCGTCGACGGCGGACTTCGCCCCCAGGGGGGCGTTGACCGGAGCTTGGCGGCAGAAGTCCTGGACGGTATCGGCGCATCCCTCAACCGGGTGACGCCGGGCGAAATCATCACCTCGGAAAAGATCCTGACAAAACGGAGCTTCGCGCCGCTGCTCCCCCCGGACCTGCATGCGCCGGTCCTCGACATGGAAACGGCGGCCGTGGCCGAGACAACGGCCCGCTACGGCATTCCACTCGTGGCACTTCGTGCCGTAAGCGACGGCGCCCGGGAGGAGCTCTCCTTCACCCTCGACGAATTCACCGACCACGACATGAACATCCGCCTGACGAAGGTTCTCGCCACCATCCTCCGGAAACCCCGGATCGTCCCGCAGCTCATCCGTCTCGCCCGCAATACCCGCTTGGCCGGTGCCGCCCTTGCCACGGCCGTCCTGGCAACGACAAACATTCTCGTCACCCGCCCCGAGTAG
- the kdsB gene encoding 3-deoxy-manno-octulosonate cytidylyltransferase yields the protein MKITAIIPARFASTRFPGKALAEIMGKPMVQHVYERTSRAGLVSEVIVATDDERVADAVRAFGGRVEMTAKEHETGTDRLAEVATRIDADLVVNVQGDEPLIEPAMIDEAIAPLATDGAIRMGTLKSRIRTLHDFLSPNVVKVVTDTQGFALYFSRSPLPNFRDKWNDLKDEAFVTGRLLCHKHVGLYVYRRDFLLEFARMAPTPLEQSEKLEQLRALENGCRIRVVETEYESIGVDTPADLEKVIEKLKKV from the coding sequence ATGAAGATAACAGCCATCATCCCCGCCCGTTTCGCGTCGACCCGTTTTCCCGGCAAAGCCCTTGCCGAGATCATGGGGAAGCCGATGGTGCAGCACGTGTATGAACGGACATCCCGTGCCGGACTCGTGTCCGAGGTCATTGTCGCCACCGACGACGAACGGGTTGCCGATGCCGTTCGCGCCTTCGGCGGACGGGTCGAGATGACTGCAAAGGAGCATGAGACCGGGACCGATCGGTTGGCGGAGGTAGCAACCCGTATCGATGCCGATCTCGTTGTCAATGTTCAGGGGGATGAACCGCTCATCGAGCCGGCAATGATCGACGAGGCGATCGCTCCTCTTGCGACGGACGGCGCCATCCGGATGGGGACTCTGAAGAGCCGGATCAGGACGCTGCACGATTTTCTCAGCCCCAATGTTGTCAAAGTGGTTACCGACACCCAAGGATTTGCGCTCTATTTTTCACGGTCGCCCCTCCCCAATTTTCGCGACAAATGGAATGACCTGAAAGATGAGGCGTTCGTTACGGGGCGACTCCTCTGCCACAAGCATGTGGGGCTCTACGTCTATCGCCGCGATTTTCTTCTGGAATTCGCGCGAATGGCGCCCACGCCGCTGGAGCAGTCCGAGAAGCTCGAGCAGCTTCGCGCCCTGGAGAACGGCTGCCGGATCCGGGTGGTGGAGACCGAGTATGAGTCGATCGGCGTTGACACGCCGGCCGATCTGGAAAAAGTAATCGAAAAACTGAAAAAGGTGTAA
- the hpf gene encoding ribosome hibernation-promoting factor, HPF/YfiA family has product MQITTTFRHMEQSEALKSYAAEKLERVKKYIDEPVTAQVFFTVEKIRHAAEVTLTAKGVIIKAAEETNDMYAALDAVVDKIERQLRRYKERLKEHKPAADTRAIEVQKSIVTAESIEQQKQPVIIPSKTISIKPMSVDEAVMQMDLLHKDFLVFTDSSTEAINVVYRRKDGNYGLIEPTPK; this is encoded by the coding sequence ATGCAAATTACAACAACGTTCAGGCACATGGAGCAGAGCGAGGCCCTCAAGAGCTATGCCGCCGAAAAACTGGAGAGGGTGAAGAAATATATCGACGAACCCGTCACCGCCCAAGTCTTCTTTACGGTCGAGAAGATCCGGCATGCGGCCGAGGTCACCCTGACCGCCAAAGGGGTCATCATCAAGGCCGCTGAAGAAACCAACGATATGTATGCCGCCCTCGATGCGGTGGTGGACAAGATCGAGCGGCAGCTGCGGCGTTACAAAGAGCGCCTCAAGGAGCACAAACCCGCTGCCGATACCCGTGCTATCGAAGTCCAGAAGAGCATCGTGACCGCAGAGAGCATTGAGCAGCAGAAACAGCCGGTCATCATTCCGAGCAAGACCATTTCCATCAAGCCGATGTCGGTTGATGAGGCCGTTATGCAGATGGATCTTCTGCATAAGGATTTTCTCGTCTTCACCGATTCGTCCACCGAAGCGATCAACGTCGTCTACCGGCGCAAGGATGGCAACTACGGCCTGATCGAGCCCACTCCCAAGTAA
- the kdsA gene encoding 3-deoxy-8-phosphooctulonate synthase has product MVREIAIGNVKIGGNRPLVLIAGPCVIENEAATLRCAERLMTLVNGVAIPLIFKASYDKANRTSVTSFRGPGIKEGLRILKKVKESLGIPVLSDIHSIEQVQPAAEVLDVMQIPAFLCRQTDLLVEAARSGCVVNVKKGQFLAPWDMENVVGKLVASGNEKVVLTERGASFGYNNLVSDMRSLPIMRGFGFPVVFDATHSVQLPGGQGGSSGGQRQFVEYLSRAAVATGIDGIFMEVHEEPDKALCDGPNSVKLDDLPALLKKLKAIDAIVK; this is encoded by the coding sequence GTGGTAAGAGAGATTGCAATCGGAAATGTCAAGATTGGCGGCAATCGGCCGCTGGTGCTGATCGCCGGGCCTTGCGTCATTGAGAACGAGGCGGCGACGCTGCGCTGCGCCGAGCGTCTCATGACCCTTGTGAATGGCGTTGCCATACCGCTCATCTTCAAGGCGTCCTACGACAAGGCGAACCGGACTTCCGTCACCTCCTTTCGCGGCCCCGGCATCAAGGAAGGGTTGCGGATCCTGAAAAAAGTGAAGGAGTCGCTGGGGATTCCGGTGCTGTCGGATATCCACTCCATCGAGCAGGTGCAGCCGGCGGCCGAGGTCCTCGACGTCATGCAGATTCCTGCCTTTCTCTGCCGCCAGACCGACCTGCTGGTGGAAGCTGCCCGCAGCGGGTGCGTGGTGAACGTCAAAAAAGGGCAGTTCCTGGCCCCGTGGGACATGGAGAACGTGGTGGGGAAGCTGGTCGCCAGCGGCAACGAGAAGGTCGTCCTCACGGAGCGCGGGGCATCGTTCGGTTACAACAATCTCGTCTCCGATATGCGAAGTCTGCCGATCATGCGTGGATTCGGCTTCCCCGTGGTGTTCGACGCCACCCACAGCGTTCAGCTCCCCGGCGGACAGGGGGGCTCCTCGGGGGGGCAGCGGCAATTTGTCGAATATCTCTCCCGTGCCGCCGTAGCCACTGGCATCGACGGCATCTTCATGGAGGTTCACGAGGAGCCGGACAAGGCCCTCTGTGACGGCCCTAACTCGGTCAAGCTCGACGACCTGCCGGCGCTGCTCAAGAAGCTGAAGGCAATCGACGCCATCGTAAAATGA
- a CDS encoding carotenoid biosynthesis protein, which produces MGDMLGIAVGTVTMRPYVFAFFAAYLVAAVPHLGWRKIALFTVAGYLTSFISEVSSINTGIPYGWYYYIDATSARELWIAGVPFFDSLSYVFLAYCSYATALFVVSPVKAWRWELVTLETHAIRRSLSVLFLGSLFQVFLDIITDPVALQGRRWFLGQIYGYRETGIHYGVPLSNYGGWWLVSALMIFIMQMIDRGWERPGKRPAGVANLPFRSLYGPVLYLSVIAFNLGVTLWIGERLMALTGFLIFVLPLAIAAVTIIRRTNRYRKEELSDHLKDFPWSAAAARKG; this is translated from the coding sequence ATGGGGGATATGCTTGGAATCGCGGTGGGGACCGTCACGATGCGGCCCTACGTCTTTGCCTTTTTCGCCGCCTACCTGGTGGCGGCGGTGCCGCATCTTGGGTGGCGAAAGATCGCTCTGTTCACGGTCGCAGGGTATCTGACCTCGTTCATCTCGGAGGTCAGCTCCATCAATACCGGCATCCCCTACGGCTGGTATTACTACATCGACGCCACCAGCGCCCGCGAACTGTGGATAGCGGGGGTGCCGTTCTTCGATTCGCTCTCCTACGTGTTCCTTGCCTACTGCAGCTATGCCACGGCTCTTTTCGTGGTCTCGCCGGTAAAGGCGTGGCGGTGGGAACTGGTGACCTTGGAGACCCACGCCATCAGACGTTCCCTGTCGGTGCTCTTCCTCGGATCACTTTTTCAAGTCTTTCTCGATATCATCACCGATCCGGTGGCACTCCAGGGACGACGCTGGTTTTTGGGGCAGATCTACGGTTATCGCGAAACAGGGATCCATTATGGCGTTCCGCTCTCGAATTACGGAGGCTGGTGGCTCGTGAGCGCTCTCATGATCTTCATCATGCAGATGATCGACCGCGGGTGGGAGCGGCCGGGGAAGAGACCGGCCGGCGTGGCCAACCTCCCATTCCGTTCGCTTTATGGGCCGGTGCTGTATCTCTCGGTGATCGCGTTCAACCTGGGGGTGACCCTCTGGATCGGCGAACGCCTCATGGCCTTGACGGGGTTCCTCATTTTCGTGCTTCCGCTGGCCATTGCCGCGGTTACCATCATCCGGAGAACCAACCGGTATCGTAAGGAAGAGCTTTCCGACCATCTGAAGGATTTCCCGTGGTCGGCCGCGGCAGCCAGAAAGGGATAG
- the lptB gene encoding LPS export ABC transporter ATP-binding protein, with product MAAQSADTVLSARGLRKGFGRRVVVNGVDLQVSPGEVVGLLGPNGAGKTTTFYMVVGLARPDGGEVFLGDEEITPLPMYQRAQRGISYLPQEPSVFRKLTVEENILAVLETMDLSASERRERVEELLAEFKIGHIARSKGFALSGGERRRVEIARALATNPSYILLDEPFAGIDPIAVIDIQGIITDLKRRGIGILISDHNVRETLGVCDSAYIMSSGEVIEYGDPVRIAESKKAREIYLGEKFRL from the coding sequence ATGGCGGCTCAAAGCGCTGATACGGTACTTTCAGCCCGGGGCCTCCGCAAGGGGTTCGGCCGTCGTGTCGTGGTAAACGGCGTCGATCTGCAGGTCTCCCCGGGGGAAGTGGTGGGGCTCCTCGGTCCCAACGGTGCCGGAAAGACGACCACCTTCTACATGGTTGTCGGCCTTGCCCGACCCGACGGGGGAGAGGTCTTTCTGGGGGATGAGGAGATTACCCCCCTCCCGATGTACCAGCGGGCGCAGCGGGGGATCAGTTATCTTCCCCAGGAACCGTCGGTTTTTCGCAAGCTGACCGTCGAGGAGAATATCCTGGCGGTGCTGGAGACTATGGACCTCTCGGCGTCTGAGCGGCGGGAGCGGGTCGAGGAACTACTGGCGGAGTTCAAGATCGGCCATATCGCCCGAAGCAAGGGATTCGCCCTTTCCGGCGGAGAGCGGCGACGAGTCGAGATCGCCCGGGCCTTGGCCACCAATCCGTCGTACATCCTTCTTGATGAGCCTTTTGCCGGCATCGATCCGATCGCGGTCATCGATATCCAGGGAATCATCACGGATCTGAAACGGCGCGGCATCGGCATCCTGATATCTGACCACAATGTTCGGGAGACCCTCGGGGTGTGCGATAGTGCCTATATCATGAGTTCCGGCGAGGTGATAGAGTACGGCGACCCGGTGAGGATTGCCGAAAGCAAGAAGGCCCGGGAAATTTACCTGGGAGAGAAGTTCAGACTGTGA
- a CDS encoding CTP synthase, which produces MKTKFIFVTGGVVSSIGKGLASASLGALLEARGLRVTMQKLDPYINVDPGTMSPFQHGEVFVTDDGAETDLDLGHYERYTSARLSKRSNFTTGQVYFSVIEKERRGDYLGGTVQVIPHITDEIKHKIIENAKGADVAIVEVGGTVGDIESLPFLEAIRQFKADRGASNVLYLHVTLVPYIKTAGELKTKPTQHSVKELREIGIQPDILLCRCEKDLPHDMKAKIALFCNVEEKAVITSADAEHIYAVPLALHRQGLDEQVVEKLNIWTKAPDLAPWESVVEKLRNPLKGEVHIAIVGKYVNLTESYKSLAEALTHGGIANDCRVFLKYLDSEKIENEGLGTLLDDVDAVLVPGGFGERGTEGKIKSIEYVRTRKIPFFGICLGMQMAAVEYARNVCGLDDAFSSEFRPDCANPIINLMEEQKGVERKGGTMRLGAYPCTLAKGSFAQKAYGSLEISERHRHRYEFNNAFRENLSSNGLVISGVYKEGDLVEIIEVADHPWFLGCQFHPEFKSKPLNPHPLFRAFVAAALEHRKVRG; this is translated from the coding sequence ATGAAAACCAAATTCATCTTTGTGACCGGCGGCGTTGTTTCGTCCATCGGCAAAGGGCTCGCCTCGGCATCGCTCGGGGCGCTTCTCGAGGCCCGGGGACTGCGGGTCACCATGCAGAAGCTTGACCCGTACATCAACGTCGACCCGGGGACCATGTCTCCGTTCCAGCATGGTGAAGTCTTCGTCACTGACGATGGCGCTGAAACCGATCTGGACCTGGGCCACTACGAGCGGTACACGTCGGCCCGGCTCTCGAAGCGGAGCAACTTCACCACCGGCCAGGTCTATTTCTCGGTCATCGAGAAGGAGCGCCGCGGCGACTATCTCGGCGGTACCGTTCAGGTCATTCCCCACATCACCGACGAGATCAAGCACAAGATCATCGAAAACGCCAAAGGGGCGGACGTCGCCATCGTCGAGGTGGGCGGCACCGTCGGAGACATCGAGTCCCTGCCGTTCCTGGAGGCGATCCGTCAGTTCAAGGCCGACCGTGGGGCGTCGAACGTCCTCTATCTTCACGTGACCCTCGTTCCGTACATCAAGACGGCCGGTGAGCTGAAGACCAAACCGACGCAGCATTCGGTCAAGGAACTGAGGGAGATCGGCATCCAGCCCGATATCCTCCTCTGCCGCTGCGAAAAGGATCTTCCTCACGACATGAAGGCGAAGATCGCCCTGTTCTGCAACGTGGAGGAGAAAGCGGTCATTACCTCGGCCGATGCCGAGCACATCTATGCGGTGCCGTTGGCTCTCCACCGGCAGGGGCTCGACGAGCAGGTGGTGGAGAAACTCAACATCTGGACCAAGGCCCCCGATCTCGCCCCGTGGGAGAGCGTTGTGGAAAAGCTTCGCAACCCCCTCAAGGGAGAGGTCCACATCGCCATCGTCGGCAAGTACGTCAACCTCACCGAGTCCTACAAGTCGCTGGCCGAGGCTCTGACCCACGGCGGGATCGCCAATGACTGCCGGGTTTTCCTCAAGTATCTTGATTCGGAGAAGATCGAGAACGAGGGGCTCGGCACCCTTCTGGACGACGTCGATGCGGTGCTCGTTCCCGGAGGATTCGGAGAGCGGGGAACCGAGGGGAAGATCAAGTCGATCGAGTACGTCAGGACGCGGAAGATCCCCTTCTTCGGAATCTGCCTCGGGATGCAGATGGCTGCCGTGGAATACGCCCGCAATGTCTGCGGTCTCGATGACGCCTTTTCCAGCGAATTCCGTCCCGACTGCGCCAATCCCATCATCAACCTGATGGAGGAGCAGAAAGGAGTCGAGCGCAAAGGGGGGACTATGAGACTTGGCGCATACCCCTGTACGCTTGCGAAGGGCTCGTTTGCCCAGAAGGCATACGGTTCCCTGGAGATATCAGAGCGCCACCGCCATCGTTACGAGTTCAATAATGCCTTCCGGGAGAACCTCTCTTCCAATGGGCTGGTGATCTCGGGCGTTTACAAGGAGGGCGATCTGGTGGAGATCATCGAGGTCGCCGACCATCCCTGGTTCCTTGGCTGCCAGTTCCACCCCGAGTTCAAGTCGAAACCGCTCAATCCGCACCCGCTCTTCCGGGCGTTCGTCGCTGCCGCCCTCGAGCACAGGAAGGTGAGGGGATAG
- the rpoN gene encoding RNA polymerase factor sigma-54, producing the protein MAIEMRQQMKLTQQLVMTPQLQQAIKLLQLSRLELQDLVRQEMEENPVLEETLEAEEVKEQDQLELAEKEEQPAGEEKEFHEVQAGTETLTDTDWDSYLEGYNYSSGEQQYYDDEDRPSYENILTRKGTLVDHLMWQLNLTNLTDFESRVGAEIIGNIDEEGYLRATVDEIAAACQTDIELVDSTLKKIQEFDPMGVGARDLRECLLIQVDQLGMNGSVVEGILLNHLHDLETRKYKQIAKALGVDVNDILTAARIIASLDPKPGRIYGSEDVHYISADVFVYKIADDYVVVLNDEGLPNLRVNPFYAGDVKANPQVDAKAEEYINDKVRSATWLIKSIHQRQRTIYKVAKSIARFQRDFLDRGIEHLRPLVLRDVAEDIGMHESTISRVTTNKYMQTPQGLFEMKYFFNSGISTTEGDFIASESVKNKIKEIVDAEDPRKPYSDQRIAELLSAHSINIARRTVTKYREMLRIGSSSERKRHF; encoded by the coding sequence ATGGCCATTGAGATGCGCCAACAAATGAAGCTGACCCAGCAGCTGGTGATGACGCCCCAGTTGCAGCAGGCGATCAAGCTCCTGCAATTGTCGCGGCTCGAGCTTCAGGATTTGGTGCGCCAGGAGATGGAGGAGAATCCGGTCCTGGAGGAGACGCTCGAGGCGGAGGAGGTCAAGGAGCAGGACCAGCTGGAACTCGCCGAGAAAGAAGAGCAACCGGCAGGTGAAGAAAAGGAGTTCCACGAGGTTCAGGCCGGGACGGAAACCCTGACCGATACCGATTGGGACAGTTACCTCGAAGGGTACAACTACAGCTCGGGCGAACAGCAGTACTATGACGACGAGGATCGCCCTTCGTACGAGAATATTCTTACCCGGAAAGGGACCCTCGTCGATCATCTCATGTGGCAGCTGAATCTTACCAACCTCACCGATTTCGAAAGCCGGGTGGGGGCCGAGATCATTGGTAACATCGACGAAGAGGGGTATCTCCGGGCCACCGTTGACGAGATTGCGGCTGCGTGCCAGACTGACATCGAGCTCGTTGACTCCACGCTGAAAAAGATCCAGGAGTTCGACCCGATGGGAGTTGGCGCCCGGGATCTGCGCGAGTGCCTCCTGATACAGGTGGATCAGCTCGGAATGAACGGCAGTGTGGTGGAAGGGATTCTCCTCAACCACCTCCACGATCTCGAAACCAGAAAATACAAGCAAATCGCCAAGGCCCTCGGGGTCGACGTGAACGATATTCTGACCGCCGCCCGGATTATCGCAAGTCTTGATCCCAAGCCCGGCCGCATCTACGGTTCCGAGGATGTCCACTACATTTCCGCCGATGTCTTTGTGTACAAGATCGCTGACGATTATGTCGTTGTTCTCAATGACGAAGGACTTCCCAATCTGCGGGTAAATCCGTTCTACGCAGGCGACGTGAAGGCAAATCCCCAGGTTGACGCCAAGGCTGAAGAGTACATCAATGACAAGGTGCGCTCGGCGACATGGCTCATCAAGAGCATTCACCAGCGGCAGCGTACCATCTACAAGGTGGCGAAGAGCATCGCCCGGTTTCAGCGCGACTTCCTCGATCGGGGGATCGAGCACCTGCGGCCGCTGGTCCTTCGCGACGTTGCCGAGGACATCGGCATGCACGAGTCGACCATCAGCCGCGTGACCACCAACAAGTACATGCAGACCCCGCAGGGGCTCTTCGAGATGAAGTACTTCTTCAATAGCGGCATCTCCACCACCGAGGGCGATTTCATCGCCTCCGAGAGCGTCAAGAACAAGATCAAGGAGATCGTCGACGCCGAGGATCCCCGCAAACCCTACAGCGACCAACGCATTGCCGAACTCCTGTCGGCCCACAGTATCAACATTGCCCGGCGGACCGTTACCAAATATCGGGAGATGCTGCGGATCGGCTCGTCATCCGAGCGCAAACGTCACTTCTGA
- the lptC gene encoding LPS export ABC transporter periplasmic protein LptC → MIKISKIRHVLAAAIVLVTLYLVISLALNVGTGRKAEKVLPALPRNVELSLKNIHYTETKDGVKKWDLYARQGEYDKEREVTRLREVRFVLPGDARTGDITLRADQADYLNASKDVTLSGNVVATSVSGMQFRTGHVSYQSARSLVTTDDRVHYADGQFDVDGVGMEFSVKSRDLRILKDVRAVVRPVKKG, encoded by the coding sequence ATGATAAAGATAAGTAAAATCAGGCACGTACTGGCTGCCGCCATCGTTTTGGTCACGCTGTATCTGGTGATTTCCCTTGCCCTCAATGTGGGGACGGGGCGCAAGGCAGAGAAGGTGTTGCCCGCTCTGCCCCGAAATGTAGAACTTTCCCTCAAGAATATTCACTACACCGAAACGAAGGATGGCGTTAAGAAATGGGACCTTTACGCCAGGCAGGGGGAGTATGACAAGGAGCGCGAGGTAACCCGTCTGAGGGAGGTGCGGTTTGTCCTCCCTGGCGATGCGCGTACCGGTGACATAACCTTGCGTGCCGATCAGGCTGACTACCTCAATGCCTCAAAGGATGTGACCCTGAGCGGCAATGTGGTCGCCACGAGCGTTTCCGGCATGCAGTTCAGGACGGGGCATGTCTCGTATCAGTCGGCCCGTTCGCTGGTTACCACCGATGATCGGGTTCATTACGCCGATGGGCAGTTCGATGTCGACGGTGTCGGTATGGAGTTTTCGGTCAAGTCGCGGGATCTGCGGATATTGAAAGATGTTCGGGCCGTTGTTCGGCCTGTGAAAAAAGGATAA
- the lptA gene encoding lipopolysaccharide transport periplasmic protein LptA — protein MKRFLCAFSLLFVLGGSALAAPPAGERGKEPITIKSNELSTDSKSRTATFTGKVTARQGDLTIYADRLVVHYKQEGGDVDRVDAIGNVRIVQGDRLATAREGVYLSAEQKIVLSGDPKVFQGENTVSGKVITYFVNEEKSVVTGGPDGRVEAVIHPKNKAGDGGSKR, from the coding sequence ATGAAGCGTTTTCTTTGTGCCTTCTCTCTGCTGTTCGTCCTGGGCGGGTCGGCGCTTGCCGCGCCTCCGGCCGGCGAGCGGGGGAAAGAGCCGATCACCATCAAGTCGAACGAGCTTTCGACTGACAGCAAGAGCCGGACAGCCACTTTTACCGGAAAAGTCACGGCCCGCCAGGGCGACCTGACGATCTATGCTGACCGGCTCGTCGTCCATTATAAGCAGGAAGGCGGCGATGTGGACCGTGTGGACGCCATCGGCAATGTGCGGATTGTTCAGGGAGATCGCCTTGCCACTGCCCGCGAGGGGGTCTATCTCAGTGCCGAACAGAAGATAGTCCTTTCCGGTGATCCCAAGGTCTTCCAGGGAGAAAATACGGTTTCGGGCAAGGTGATCACCTATTTCGTGAACGAAGAGAAAAGTGTCGTGACCGGCGGTCCGGATGGACGCGTCGAGGCGGTCATTCACCCGAAGAACAAGGCTGGTGATGGCGGCTCAAAGCGCTGA
- a CDS encoding KdsC family phosphatase yields the protein MEERLAKIKLLLLDVDGVMTDGRIIFDSNGVESKFFNVKDGHGIKMIQRAGIQVGIISGRESMVVTNRAAELGISIVYQKALDKLSPYLDILDKTGFDDSQIGFVGDDVIDIPVLRRVGFAAAPADAVSDVFPYVHFTTRNRGGWGAVREVCDLLLRGQGKWDEVTARYFR from the coding sequence ATGGAAGAGCGCCTCGCAAAGATCAAGCTGCTGCTTCTCGACGTTGACGGCGTGATGACCGACGGCCGCATCATATTCGATTCCAATGGCGTCGAAAGCAAGTTCTTCAATGTGAAGGATGGCCACGGAATAAAGATGATCCAGCGGGCAGGCATCCAGGTCGGCATCATCTCCGGCCGGGAATCGATGGTGGTTACGAACCGGGCAGCCGAACTCGGCATTTCCATCGTCTACCAGAAGGCTCTCGACAAACTCTCTCCCTATCTCGACATTCTTGACAAGACCGGTTTCGATGATTCACAGATCGGCTTTGTCGGGGATGATGTCATCGATATTCCCGTCTTGCGCCGGGTCGGATTCGCCGCTGCCCCTGCCGATGCCGTCTCCGACGTATTTCCCTATGTCCATTTCACCACCAGAAACCGTGGCGGTTGGGGGGCCGTTCGCGAGGTCTGCGATCTGCTTCTCCGCGGGCAGGGGAAGTGGGACGAAGTCACGGCCCGCTACTTCCGCTAG